ATCAACTGCACCGAGGATACCGCGCTGCCACACGGCTATCCCTGGCATCCGCGGCTGTCGGAAAAGCTCGGGCTGTTCCGCCTGGTTCAGGTGCCGGGCAGCCACGAATTGTGCTTCTCCGATCCGGCCCGGCTGGCGCGAGCGATCATGGAAGCGGGACGGGACTGACGCGCCGTCCGTCAAAAGCGAGACGAGGTGCGGCAATTGCCTGCGCCGCCGGCTTCGGCGGCACAGCCCTTGCTTGGTCGCAAACGGAATCGGATCGGTGGACGCAACCCTCCTCGTCACGTGTGGCTCCCCGCCATACGCTACCCGTCATCGGCAGCCGCCATCTGGTTTCGTTTGCGTCAGGTCAGGAGAATAAAGAATGGTTCACGTCTCGCGCCGGAAACTGCTTCAGCTTGCGGCTGTTGCGCCATCGGCACTTCCCGTTGCATGGACGTCGCTTGCATCTGCCGCGAGCGGAAAGAAGATCCTGACGGCGGTGATGCAATCGGACTTGCGCGTCACCGATCCCGGCTTCACGACAGCCATCATCACCCGCGACCATGGCTACATGGTCTACGATACGCTGCTCGGCATCGATTCCAGCTTCAAGGTGCGGCCGCAGATGGCCGATTGGACGGTGTCCGCGGACAAGCTGACCTACACCTTCACCTTGCGCGACGGCCTGAAGTGGCATGACGGCGCGCCGGTGACGGCGGAGGATTGCGTCGCCTCGCTGAAGCGCTGGGGCACGAGCGTCGACGGCATGGCGCGCAAGCTGATGGACTTCACGGCAGGCATCGAAGCCCCCGATGCCAAGACGATCGTCCTCAAGCTGAAGGAGCCCTATGGCCTCGTGCTGGAGACGATCGCCAAGCCATCGTCGATCTGCGCCTTCATGATGCCGAAGCGGCTGGCCGAAACCCCGATCAGCAAGCAGATTCCGGAGCAGATCGGCTCCGGTCCGTTCAAGTTCGTGGCTGCCGAATTCCAGCCCGGCGTGAAAGCCGTTTACGAAAAGAACACCGACTACGTGCCGCGCAAGGAGCCGGCCGAATGGACGTCGGGCGGCAAGGTGGTCAAGGTCGACCGTGTCGAGTGGCTGACGATGCCGGACGCGCAGACCGCGCTCAACGCGCTGCAATCCGGCGATGTCGATTTCGTTGAAACGCCGCCGTTCGACCTGCTGCCCCTGCTCGAATCCAACCCGGACATCAACACCGCAATCCTGAACAAATTCGGCTTCCAATCGTTCGGCCGGATGAACTTCCTGCATCCGCCGTTCGACAATGTGAAGATTCGCCGCGCCGCAATGCTCGCGATCAACCAGAAGGACGTGCTCGACGCGCAGATCGGCAATCCCAAATACTACAAGCTCTGCGGCGCATTCTTCATCTGCGACACGCCGTTCGCCAGCGACGAGGGCGGCGAGACCCTGATCAAGGGCAACGGCATGGCGGAAGCCAAGAAGGCCTTGGCGGAATCCGGCTATGACGGCACACCCGTCGTGATCCTGGCGCCGGGCGACCAGATCCTGCTGAAAGCGCAGCCGATCGTGGTCGCACAGCTCCTGCGCGAGGCCGGTTTCAAGGTCGATCTCCAGGCAATGGACTGGCAGACCGTGGTCACGCGTCGAGCCAACCAGAAACCGCCGAAGGAAGGCGGCTGGAACATGTTCTTCACCTACCAGGGCGCCGCCGACTCGATGAATCCGCTCGTCAATGGCGCGATGGTCGGCAAGGGCAAGGAGGGTGGCTGGTTCGGATGGTCCGAAGATCCCAAGCTCGAGCAGCTGCGCGACGCCTTTGCCCGCGCCACCTCACCGGAAGAGCAGAAGAAGATCGCCCTCGACGTGCAGAAGGAAGCCTACGATCAGGTGATCTACGTCCCGCTCGGCCAGTTCCAGGCGCCGAGCGCCTGGCGCAAATCGCTGACCGGCGTGATCGACGGCCCGGCGACGCCGCTGTTCTGGAATGTGGACAAGAACGAGTGAGAGGATCGACCAGACATTCAGTGTCGTCCCGGCCTAGTGCGCAATTGCGCACGGGGGCCGGGACGACGATGAGCTTTTCGTATCCCAGCAAGCGGGGAGAGGCGAAGAACGAAGCCGCGCCAGCTACTTCGGATGCCACCAGCGGCCGCCGATGACGACGCCTTCGGATACGATTTTCTGGCTACCCGTCAGGTGCTCGCCGACGACGTCGACATAGTCGAACTGCCCTTCGCGAACCGTGATCAGCGTGGCGTCGCCGACGCTGCCCACCTTGAGGCTGCCGAGCTCCGGCCGGCGCAGCGCCATCGCGGCGTTGACGGTCGAGGCCGCAACCACGTCGGACAGCGACATCCCCATGCACAAGAATTTCGACATGGTCGTCACCTGATCGAAGGCTGGACCATCGATACAGAGCAAATGGATGTCGGAGGAGATGGTGTCCGGATAGAACCCGTTCGCCAGCATCGCGCGCGCGGTCTTGAAGGCGAACGAGCCCTTGCCGTGGCCGATGTCGAAGATCACACCGCGCTCGCGCGCCTCCAGCACCACCTTCTTCACCGTGCCTTGCGCGGTCGCAGGCGTGTTCGGGAACGGGCGGAAGGCATGGGTGAGCACGTCACCGGGACGCAGCCGCGCGAGCACCTCTTCATAGCTCGGCGGCGGATGGTCGATATGCGCCATCAGGGGCATGCCGACCTCCTCGGCCACTTCGAGCGCGATATCGAGTGGCACGATCCCCGAGGTGCCCGAGGCGTGCAGGCCGACCCGCACCTTGATCCCGACGATGAGATCGCGGTTGGCGTCCGCCACCCTGGCGGCATCGATGGGGTTCATCAGCCGCAGCTCCTCGCTCTCGCCGACCATCACCTTGTGCGAGAAACCGAAGATGCCGGCGTGCGAGACGTGCAAATAGGCGAGGATGCGAACCTGGCTCGGCTCGATCACATGCTTGCGGAAGCCGGCGAAATTGCCGGGGCCGGCGCTACCGGTGTCGATCGCGGTGGTCACGCCGGAGAGACGGCAAAACTCCTCGGCATCGATGCCGAGCGAGGTGCCGCCCCAATAGACATGGGTGTGCAAATCGATCAGGCCGGGTGTTACGATGTAGCGTGAAACGTCGCGCACATCGGTCCCCGGATCTGCCTTAAGCCCGCTGCCGATCGCCGCGACCTTGCCACCCGAAAACGCAACATCCGTCACGGCGTCGAGCTTCTGCGAGGGGTCAACGACCCGTCCGCCGCGCAGGATCAGGTCAAAAGGCATCGTCATCTCCGGATGTCGCAAGGCATTGCATGGAACAGGCATGGGCCAGGCTGGAAGGTGCTCTTCCAGCCTGGCTGTTTGCTCGTTCCTGTTAGCAATTTTCGCGCCGGCTGAGCAAATCGACGGCGGTTACTGGCCGTTGGGCTTGCGGGCCGCCTTGGGCGCCTCATCCTTCAGCCGCTCCAGCGCATCCGGCATCATGCGGCCGAACATCGAGCTCAGCATCGCGGTCGGGATCAGGCCCGCATTGCCGGTCTCCTGGCCCGGTCCGCCGGACATCAGGAATTGCGGCACCAGCGGCTGGTTGATCTTCGTCAGGGCGTCTGCGAACTTCGTGAAGTTCTGCTCGGCCAGCCGGAACTCCGGCCCGCCATAGGCCTCGACCGAGAGTTTTGTCGCCTGCGCATTCGCAGCGCCGACCGCGAGCACCCGGTCGGCTTCGCCCTGGCCTTCGAGCCGCGACTGCTCGCCGACCGCGGCCGCCGTCACCTTTCGGGTCTCGGCATCCTTCTGCGCGCGTGCGAATGCCGCGGCGCCCTCGTTCTCGTTGACCTTGATCTGGATCAGCGACTGCGTCAGCGCCGACTGCGCGGCCGCTGTCGCCTTGGCCTCGTTGAGCGCGCGCTCCTGCACCGCGGCCTTCTCCTGCTCCTGGTAGGTCTCGATCTGCTCGCGCGCGATCTGGCGCGAGCGGAGCTGGATCAGGATGTCCTCGATCGTGTGGTCGCCAGCGGCGGCGCGCGGCGTGCCTATCAGGACCTCCTGGAGGTCGAGCGAGTAGCTTGCGAACTTCGCCTTCATCTGCCCCGCCGATTCCTCCTGGACCGACGCGCGGTTCTGGAGCAGTTCGATCAAGGTCATCTTCTGCGCGATATTCTTGAAGAACGCGCTGACCATCGGATCGAGCGTCTGCTCGACGAGCTTCTTCACGTCGCCGAAGCGCTGGATGATCATCGGCGCCTTCTTGTAGTCGATGTGCATCACCACCGAGAGCGGCAGCGTCGGCTCGAAGGCGTCCTTGGTGATCAGCGAGATCTCTGACAGATTCTCATCGAGCTTCATCGCACCGACCTCGCCGCGCACCCATTTCAGGATGAAGTTGACGGTCGGGATGATCTCGATCTTGCCGGCATAGGTGTTGAACGCGTATTTGCCGGGCAGCAGCGGATCCCGCCAGACACCGCGGCCGCCGTTGACGACGAGCTCGCCGTGCCGATACTGCTCGCCCGACACGTCGTCGGACTGCGGTCCGGTGTAGAAGATGACGACGCCGACATTGCCGACCGGGATCACGGTCTTCGGCACCGCCTCGACGGTCGCGAACAGGCGGTTGATGTACCAGGTGCCCTCGACGATGACCTGGAGCTGCCGGCCGCGATAGCCGCCGGCCCGCAGGAATTGCTCGGGCTCCTGGAAATTGTTGTGAAAGGTCTCCCGGTCGCGCAAGCCGACGCCGACTTCGGGTGCGATGATCTCGCCTGAAGGCAGCGACGGGCCGTCATGCACCGTGACGATGCCGACGAGGTCGTGATCGGCCGCGAGCACGACGGGCGCAAAGCCCCATCGCTCGGCGATCGTGAGCTGCATGGCGTCGAGCACGCCGCGCTCCTGCTCGCTCAGGGCATGACCGTGGACGCGATCGTCGGTGATGATCGCGAACTGCGTCGTGTTGATCGCATAGGTGCCTTCCCGCAGAATCTTTCGCTGCGGCCCCTTCTGGCCACCGCCAAGCAGGAATCGACGCGCGTCCTCGAAGTCAGACTTGTCCTCGCTGTCATTGGCGCCGAGCACCTGCGAAGCGGCGAGCGGTGCGCCGTCACGCGCGAACACATAGGCGATCTTGCCCTGTCCGACCGTGACGAGATCCGACTTGTGGATCCGGTACATGAACGGAAAGAACACGTGCAGGCCGCCGCGAAGGACTTCCGGCTCATAGCCGGCTTCGCCATTCAGCGCGATGAAGCCGCCTTCGATCGAGCCCTTGGTCGTCCACAGCTTCTCGACGATGCCGACCTGGTTGTTCGGGATGTAACGAAAAATATTGGCGACCCGCAGCAGGATCAGAAACGCGACCGCCGCCGCGGCCCACAGCGCCGGCTGGATCAGCCAGGCGCTATCGAAACCATTGAGGTTCATAGTTCATCTCCACAATTCGCAACTGGGCGGCTTTGGTTAACCAAGCCACACCCCAGAATTGCGGGAGCGCAGATGTGAATACGGACCCTGCTTCGCAAGCAGGCTGTCGCGTGAAGCCGTGCCAATCTTTTTTTTATTGGCTACTTGACGGGCGGGACAGAGTGAGAAAGGCGGCCAGTTCTGAAAAACCGCATTTGAGAGTGGCGATCCCGGGATGACTCGAACATCCGACCTACGGTTTAGGAAACCGCCGCTCTATCCGGCTGAGCTACGGGACCGCGGAACCTGCAGAGGGTGCAGGCACTTGGGGTCTGCATAGCAGAGCAGGTCGCAAATCGCCAGCGTTGCGATGCGCCGAAAGGACGGCAATGCGGCGGTCTCAATCGTGCTCCTCGAGCTGGGCCGCCGTGCCGTGAACCGGGCAATTTGCGTCGGGCGCGGCCAGCATCCCGGAGGGCTCCAGCTCATCCGTCTTGGAGTCGTGCGAGATCACCTGGCAGGTGCAGCCGAGCGCGATCGCCTCCGCCGTTCCGGGTTTTGGTAACGCGCCATCCGGCGTTGCAGGTAGTCGCATCAGAACCTCCCGCCTGTTGGATGTCCACTTCTCCCGCAAAGCGAAACATTGACCATCGTCAATCGTTTCATCACCACTCTAATATCCCCGATTTGGTCCATCGGGAGCGCCACCATGATCGAGAGCATCAGCGCCATCACGCTCGCCACCCATGACATGCCGCGTGCCGTCGGCTTTTACCGTTCGCTGGGCTTTGAGATTCTGCACGGCGGCGAAGCCGGTTCGTTCACGAGCTTCCGCGCCGGTCCCGGCTATCTCAACCTGATCGCCCAGCCCGCGGACAAGCACTGGTCCTGGTGGGGCCGCGTCATCTTCTACGTCGCCGACGTCGATGCGCTCCATCAGCGTGCGCTCGCGGCCGGATGGCAGCCCTCGACCAGCCCACGCGATGCCGAATGGGGCGAGCGCTACTTCCATCTCACCGACCCCGACGGCCACGAGCTCAGTTTTGCAAGGCCGTTGTCCTGACCCGGTTAAGTCACGCCCGCTGACGTTCCCCAATGGGCAGGTGGCGGCGTCTCAGCCGCTGTGGCAAGCTCGGCGCGGTTTCCTCATGCGAGAATTGTATCGGGTTCTAACCAGGGAGGACGACCATGGTGGCCTATGTCGTGCTGGGAAACTTCACCGATCAGGGAATCCGGAACGTCAAGGATTCACCGAAGCGGGCCGATGCTTTCAAGGAAATGGCGAAGACGTTCGGCGTGACCGTGAAGGAGATCGTCTGGACGCAGGGGCGGTATGACTTTGTGACCCTCCTCGACGCACCAGATGAGGCCGCGGCCATGTCGCTCAGCGTCAGTGTTGGCGCACTCGGCAATGTCCGCACGGAAACGCTACGCGCGTTTTCGGCGGCGGACATGACGAAGATCGTCGGCAAAATGCTCTGACATTTGAGCCCGCATAAGCGCGACTGCACCGGACCGCGATGTCGATCCCGGAGAGGCGGCCTCATCGTCCTCAGTCGGCATGGGTCCGCAGCTCACCGATCTGCGGTGCAGCCCGACGTTCTATTTTGCTGCAGACAGACGCACAGCCGCCAAGAGGCTGTCTTTGAACTCGCCCTTCAAGGTAACAAACAAGCTCGACCATTTCCGGCTCTTGAACTCGCAGCCGCCCCGTGGACAATATTCTTTATCTCGATAGTCTCCGAAAACGACGCCAAGTAGGGTCATTCGACGACCCCACAGACGAAACAGGGCGCTACCCGATGCCCCGACTTCGAACTCGCAGTTCGTTTCAAACGTCTGCCAATCCCTTACGTCGCGTATTTGGCACTCCTGTATCGTCTTGTTGAACGGCCCGTCCTTGTCCGTCTTTCCTGTGGCTTCGATATCATAACCGACAACCGCCAGGACACGCTCCAGCTCCACCAGAATTTCGGGCTGTTCATAGATTTCGTAGGGCGTCACGTCTGCGGGAAATGCGAGTTTTGCGACTGCCCAATCGGCGCTACCCTGTCTCGGTGCACTGTCCACGCACGGGCCCATCCATATGGTCGCTGACAAGGGAACGGTCCGCATCTGCGCTCCCAAATAGTACTCGAACGTACACTTGTCGGGCGGCGTCCGAAGCTTGCAAATTTCCCGAAACGCATGAGCTACCGTCGTGATCACGTCGCGCGCTCCGGTCACTTGCGCGCTACTAGCTCCACCGGGGCACCGTAAGATTCCACTTGCCGCAAAGCGGCTTCCAACCCCATCTGCAGAGAGACTGTTTGCTTTTGCGTACCCCTCTTCCGTCATTCGCCGGTTTCTATCCGCCAAAGCAACAGTGACTATCGGCTGCATGGGATGATCGTTGATAGTCTCATGGCCGTTGTAGAGGAACGCTGACGCACGGTCGGCACCAAGGCGCCGCATCTCCAACGAACCAACCTCGTTGTCTCCAGAAACAAGCAGAAGGAGAACGCCAGACAGGATGAATGCGCAATTCCTCATCACTTGAAGTAACCTCGGCATAAAGAATATGAGAGAGCTTTGGCTGAAACAAAGGGTGTGAAATCGCTTTCGAAAGGAGCAACGGCCGACTTCGCTTTAATCCATCTCGTCTTCTTGGTGGCACCGTAATCGTGCGCTCACGGGACGAAGTGTAACAGCCCGAGCCGAGCCTTCAAGGCATCCGCAGCTCAGCGGTCCGCGGTGCAGCCCGGCAGATCGAACAGCGCTGCGAGCCCGCATGTCGAGGTCAGCATCTTGTCGCCGTCGTGACCGACGCCGGCGACGTCGAACAGCTTGTGATTGGGCGTGCCGTGGTCGCGCCTGGCCATCGCGTCCGCATAGGCGTGGCCGCGGGCGTAGCGATAGGGTCCTTGCGCGCGCGCCATGCAGCTCTTGTCCAGCGCCGAATGCTCAGGGTTGGTATCGCGCGTGCCGAGCAGATAAATCACCTCGCGCTCGACATAGCGCTGCTCGAGCGCGGCGGGCGCGGCGTCGCTGAGATAAGGAGGCCGCACCTCCATGCCGTATTTCCAGTTGTCGTAGCCGGCGCAGGAGGCGGCGATCGACGGCTCGGGCCGCTCGCTACTGAAATACGCATAGGATGACGGATTGGCGACGACGTAGCGCACCTCGATGTGCTGGCGCGCCAGCGTCGCCTCGCCCCTGCCGGCGATGGCATAACGCTGCGCGACCTGGGCGCCGCCGGAATGACCGGCGACCACGACCTGCTTGAGGTTCGGAAAGATCCGCCGGTCGCCGAGCTTGGCGAGGATCGCATCGAGTGCCTCGAACGAAGAGGCCGGGTTCGGCGCGAGTGCAGCCTCGCCGCCCTCCCATCCCTCCAGCGACCAGCGCAGCGTCTCGTCGGGCAGCTTGTACGCATCGATATCGACCTGCGCCAGAAACTGCGGAACGATCATGATGGTGGCCTTGCCCTCCTGGCCGGCCGCCGCCTGCGCCGTTCGCGCTGACTTGTAATAGACGTCCGCATTGCGCAGCCGCCCGTGCAGCACGATGACGGCGCGGGTGATCGACGGCAGCGGCAGCGCCCAATCGCTGGAGAGATAAAGTGGCAAGAGGCCCTGGTCGCCGACCGCAAGGCGGGCATCAGCGACCGCCTTCACCGGCGCGCGGTTGGGCGCGTCCTCATCGGCGGCATTCGCGCGACACGACAGCAGCGCCAACGCAATCGTTGCGACATATGTCCGCCATCTCATTGCCAAAAATCCTCTCACGCGAAGCCTTGACTAGAAGCCTCTTGACCAAGAAGGCTTCTAAACTTGAGGTCTTGCAACTCTATGCGCATCGTGTGCCATGCCGCTGTGACCGGCCGGCCACGTCAAGCAAAAAATGTCAGCAATGCAGCCATGAAAATGTCGGGTTCCACGGGTGACAAGTGGCTGGAAACAGGCGAAAATTCGACTGATTCAGTTGAGTTCCACAAAGATTGTATCTGTTGAATGTCGTTCGTGATCGCTTCGCGTAGCGCGAGATCGTCGCTTGGCTTGATTGCAGGGCTCATCCTGCTGATGCCGGCGCATGCCCACGCGGAATGGTGGAAGCGCACGCCGAGCGATTTCGAGGAATGCGCCGATCGGGCCGAGAGATACGCGACCAAGCAAGAGAAGACGGCGGCGCTCGCCGAGTGCAACGCCAAGTTCGCCGGCCGCCGCAAGATAGGTGGCGGGTACAGCTACTACGACGTCCTCCAGGATCGCAGCTTCGACATCGCCGGTCCCAATCCGACGTCGGAGGAACAGAAAAAGATCGACGAGTCCTACGCCGCCTATCTCGCCAATCAGCGTCGGGCCAACCTGGCTGCCGAGGCCGCCGCTAAGCAGCAGCAACAGCAACAACAGGAGCAAGTCCAGCAGGTCGCACTGCGCACCGAGACGGCGCGTGTGCCGGTTCCGGTGGAGCGGCCCAAACAGCCGCGCCCGAAGGCATGCACCAAGGACTCGTTCTCCTGCGAATGGCCAAGGCTGTCGGAGAGCTTGAACGAACTGAAGAAGCTGTTCAGCCCGACGCCGAGCAAGGCGAAGAAGGGCTAACTGTCGCGTCTCGCGCCAATGTCGTAGGGTGGGCAAAGGCGCGCAGTTCGCGCGCCGTGCCCACCATCTCTCCAGGATTGCGCCAGAAGCGGTGGGCTCGCTTCCATCCTCGCTCTTCGAGCGAGGATGGCTGCTTTGCCCACCCTACGGCGCCATCAATTCGCGTGCTTCTTCTTGGTTCGCTTATGCGTGGTTGTCGGCGGACCAGCTGGCGCAACCGTCGTCGCCGCGCTGCTCGGCGCCGACCGGCTCTCCTGTAACCGCCTGTCGTAGCCGGGCGACGGGGTGACGGTCGGCGGACGCGCCTGCGCGAGCGTTGATGCACCCCAGAGCATTGCAGCTGCAATCGCCATCATCGGAACAGGCTTCATCGGCACGCCTTCGGTCGGACCAACGCTCACGCACCACTGCGGATCTGCTGCGGCGTCAGGCGCGGCGGGCCTTGCCCTGCGCTTTCCGTCTCCCTGATCAGCGCAGCAATGCGGCGGCACAGCGGCACGTCTACACCATGCTGGTCCGCCAGCGCGATGATCGCCCCTTGCAGATAGTCGATCTCGGTCTTGCGCCCCTGCTTCAGGTCCTGCCACATCGAGGAGCGCGCCTCGGGATCGATCTTCATCGTCCGCCCCAGGATCACGTTGAAGATCATGTCGGGCAGCCGCAGCAGCGTCGGTGTCCAGCGCGGCGGGATCGGCGTCGCCGACACCGGGTTGATCCCCGCCGCATTCATCGCCGCAAGCCCCTCGGCCATCTGGTCCGCAAACAATCGTCGCCAGTCCCGGCTCGCGAGCTGCGCGGCAAGCGGCATGTCGGACAGGGCGCTCAGCGCATTGTTCAGATTGATGATCAGCTTGCCCCACTGCACGCCAGTGATATCGGGACTCGCGCGCATCGCAACGCCCGGCACAGACAGCGCCGCAGCGGTATCGGCCTGATCTTTCTCGACGTGAATGTCGCCGGAGGTGGAGCGATGGAAGCGCCCCTCGCCCATTGCGATCACGTTGAACGGCACCATACCGGCGAGCACGCGCCGCCCCGGCAGCCTGTCGCGCAGGATTGCCACATTGCCGACCCCGTTCTGCAGGGAGACGATGACGGCATCCTCCGGCGCGTGCCGGGCGATCAGCTCGGCGACCTCAACCGTGTCGGCGCTCTTCACCGTCACCAGGACCACGCCAACACTGTGAAAAATCGAGGCATCCTCGGACAGCGCGAGCTGGCCCGCAGAGAGCTGCTGCTCGCTGCCGTCGAAATCCGTCAACCGCAGGCCGAACCGCTCGATCTGCGTCTTCACCCGCGGCCGGACCAAAAGCGCCACGCGGCGCCCGGCCGCCGCGAGCTTGCCGCCGACGAAGCAGCCGATGGCGCCTGCGCCAGCCACGGCGATCGGTCGTTCCGTCACCACCCGTTTTCTCCGTTTCAGATCCGCCCCTCGATACCAGAGGCCAAGCTCGCTGCCCATCAGGTCCGCTGCCCATTGCGGTTGCTGCGCGACCGCCTTGTAACCGTCATGAGAGCCCCATATGTTTTCGCCCCGGGGGGCATGTTCAGCGGCAGGAGAGCACCATGGGTCTACTCGACGTCCTCAACGGCATGCAGAACGGCCCGCGCGGGTCGAGCACGCCGAGCTCCTCGCAAGAATCCTCCGGCGGCATGTCGCCGATGACCATGGCAATCCTTGGTCTGTTGGCGTGGAAAACGTTCAAGCATTTGACGGCCGGCCAAGGCGGCGCGGCGCCGCAATCGTCACCATTGCCGCCGCCCACGCAGGCCAATGCCGGCGGCGGAGCACTTCCGGGCGGCGCACCCGGCGGCGGCGGTCTCAGCGACGTGCTCAAGGGCGGCCTCGGCGGCCTGCTCGCGGGCGGCGCCGCCGGCAGCGTGCTCAGCGGCGGACTCGGCGATCTCCTCAACCAGCTTCAGCAGGGTGGCCACGGCGAAACGGCGAATTCCTGGGTCGGCAAGGGTCAGAACAAGCCGATCGCACCGGGCGACCTCGCCAACGCACTCGGCGCCGACCAGATCCAGAGCCTGTCCGCCCAGAGCGGCCTGTCGCGCGACGAACTCCTGTCCGGTCTCAGCCAGTATCTGCCGCAGGTGATCGACCACCTGACGCCGGACGGACGGCTGCCGACCGATAACGAGCTGTCGGGCCGGATCTGATCGAGCTCTGATTTCAGTCGTATCGTTGCTGCAAGGGAGTTGCGAACATGGGCGGGATTATCTGGGTCATCATCGTCGGTTTCATCGCCGGCCTCATCGCGCGCTGGCTGATGCCGGGACCGAAAAATCCGCAGGGCTTCATCCTCACCACCGTCCTCGGCATCGTCGGCGCGTTTCTCGCAACGTTTATCGGCCAGGCCATCGGCCATTACAGCCTGGACCAGGGTGCCGGCTTCATCACCGCCACGATCGGCGCGGTGGTGGTGCTGTTCATCTGGCACCGCCTGGTGGCGAGCGGCGTGATCAAGGGTTGACGTTTCGCTCCGTCATTCCGGGGCGATGCGTCGGCATCGAACCCGGAATCTCGAGATTCCGGGTTCACGCTTCGCGTGCCCCGGAATGACATTCCTCACGTAATCAGATGCAGCCCGGCATCCATGCGCACGATCTCGCCGGTCATGTTGCTGGAGGCCGGCGTCGCCAGGAAACAGACGAGCTGCGCGATGTCGTCCGCGCTCGAGGCGACCTTGAGCGGCACTTTCGCGACCACGCTGTCGCGCACCTGCCTGGCGCCATCCTCGCCGCGGCCCTTGGTGAACCAGGGCGTATCGATATAGCCGGGGCAAACCGTGTTGACGCGGATCAGCGGCGCAAGCGCGCGTGCCAGCGACAGCGTGATGGTGTTGAGCGCCCCCTTGCTTGCGGCATAGGCGATCGAGGAGCCGACACCGCTGATACCGGCAACGGAGGACACGTTCACCACCGCTGACGCCCGCCCCGAGGCGTTCGCGCCGGCCTCGAGCAGCTTACGCGCCGCACGCACCATCTGGAACGGACCGATGGTGTTGACGCCGTAGAGCCGCTGAAAATCTTCCGCCGACAAACCGTCGAGATTGGCGTGAGCGACGTGCTTGGTGGTGCCCGCATTGTTGACGAGCGCGTCGAGCCGGCCCCAGGCCTCCGCCGCCGCGACGATCCTGCGGCAATCCTCGTCGCGCGAGACGTCGCCCTGTGCGATCACGACCTCAGCCGCGCCGGCCTTGCGGCAGGCTTCCGCCGTAACCTCCGCTTCCTTCTGGCTCGACGAATAGTTGATG
This region of Bradyrhizobium sp. CCGUVB1N3 genomic DNA includes:
- a CDS encoding 2-dehydropantoate 2-reductase, whose protein sequence is MVTERPIAVAGAGAIGCFVGGKLAAAGRRVALLVRPRVKTQIERFGLRLTDFDGSEQQLSAGQLALSEDASIFHSVGVVLVTVKSADTVEVAELIARHAPEDAVIVSLQNGVGNVAILRDRLPGRRVLAGMVPFNVIAMGEGRFHRSTSGDIHVEKDQADTAAALSVPGVAMRASPDITGVQWGKLIINLNNALSALSDMPLAAQLASRDWRRLFADQMAEGLAAMNAAGINPVSATPIPPRWTPTLLRLPDMIFNVILGRTMKIDPEARSSMWQDLKQGRKTEIDYLQGAIIALADQHGVDVPLCRRIAALIRETESAGQGPPRLTPQQIRSGA
- a CDS encoding VOC family protein; protein product: MIESISAITLATHDMPRAVGFYRSLGFEILHGGEAGSFTSFRAGPGYLNLIAQPADKHWSWWGRVIFYVADVDALHQRALAAGWQPSTSPRDAEWGERYFHLTDPDGHELSFARPLS
- a CDS encoding ABC transporter substrate-binding protein, encoding MVHVSRRKLLQLAAVAPSALPVAWTSLASAASGKKILTAVMQSDLRVTDPGFTTAIITRDHGYMVYDTLLGIDSSFKVRPQMADWTVSADKLTYTFTLRDGLKWHDGAPVTAEDCVASLKRWGTSVDGMARKLMDFTAGIEAPDAKTIVLKLKEPYGLVLETIAKPSSICAFMMPKRLAETPISKQIPEQIGSGPFKFVAAEFQPGVKAVYEKNTDYVPRKEPAEWTSGGKVVKVDRVEWLTMPDAQTALNALQSGDVDFVETPPFDLLPLLESNPDINTAILNKFGFQSFGRMNFLHPPFDNVKIRRAAMLAINQKDVLDAQIGNPKYYKLCGAFFICDTPFASDEGGETLIKGNGMAEAKKALAESGYDGTPVVILAPGDQILLKAQPIVVAQLLREAGFKVDLQAMDWQTVVTRRANQKPPKEGGWNMFFTYQGAADSMNPLVNGAMVGKGKEGGWFGWSEDPKLEQLRDAFARATSPEEQKKIALDVQKEAYDQVIYVPLGQFQAPSAWRKSLTGVIDGPATPLFWNVDKNE
- a CDS encoding GYD domain-containing protein, with product MVAYVVLGNFTDQGIRNVKDSPKRADAFKEMAKTFGVTVKEIVWTQGRYDFVTLLDAPDEAAAMSLSVSVGALGNVRTETLRAFSAADMTKIVGKML
- a CDS encoding SPFH domain-containing protein, producing the protein MNLNGFDSAWLIQPALWAAAAVAFLILLRVANIFRYIPNNQVGIVEKLWTTKGSIEGGFIALNGEAGYEPEVLRGGLHVFFPFMYRIHKSDLVTVGQGKIAYVFARDGAPLAASQVLGANDSEDKSDFEDARRFLLGGGQKGPQRKILREGTYAINTTQFAIITDDRVHGHALSEQERGVLDAMQLTIAERWGFAPVVLAADHDLVGIVTVHDGPSLPSGEIIAPEVGVGLRDRETFHNNFQEPEQFLRAGGYRGRQLQVIVEGTWYINRLFATVEAVPKTVIPVGNVGVVIFYTGPQSDDVSGEQYRHGELVVNGGRGVWRDPLLPGKYAFNTYAGKIEIIPTVNFILKWVRGEVGAMKLDENLSEISLITKDAFEPTLPLSVVMHIDYKKAPMIIQRFGDVKKLVEQTLDPMVSAFFKNIAQKMTLIELLQNRASVQEESAGQMKAKFASYSLDLQEVLIGTPRAAAGDHTIEDILIQLRSRQIAREQIETYQEQEKAAVQERALNEAKATAAAQSALTQSLIQIKVNENEGAAAFARAQKDAETRKVTAAAVGEQSRLEGQGEADRVLAVGAANAQATKLSVEAYGGPEFRLAEQNFTKFADALTKINQPLVPQFLMSGGPGQETGNAGLIPTAMLSSMFGRMMPDALERLKDEAPKAARKPNGQ
- a CDS encoding amidohydrolase/deacetylase family metallohydrolase; protein product: MPFDLILRGGRVVDPSQKLDAVTDVAFSGGKVAAIGSGLKADPGTDVRDVSRYIVTPGLIDLHTHVYWGGTSLGIDAEEFCRLSGVTTAIDTGSAGPGNFAGFRKHVIEPSQVRILAYLHVSHAGIFGFSHKVMVGESEELRLMNPIDAARVADANRDLIVGIKVRVGLHASGTSGIVPLDIALEVAEEVGMPLMAHIDHPPPSYEEVLARLRPGDVLTHAFRPFPNTPATAQGTVKKVVLEARERGVIFDIGHGKGSFAFKTARAMLANGFYPDTISSDIHLLCIDGPAFDQVTTMSKFLCMGMSLSDVVAASTVNAAMALRRPELGSLKVGSVGDATLITVREGQFDYVDVVGEHLTGSQKIVSEGVVIGGRWWHPK
- a CDS encoding alpha/beta hydrolase, whose protein sequence is MRWRTYVATIALALLSCRANAADEDAPNRAPVKAVADARLAVGDQGLLPLYLSSDWALPLPSITRAVIVLHGRLRNADVYYKSARTAQAAAGQEGKATIMIVPQFLAQVDIDAYKLPDETLRWSLEGWEGGEAALAPNPASSFEALDAILAKLGDRRIFPNLKQVVVAGHSGGAQVAQRYAIAGRGEATLARQHIEVRYVVANPSSYAYFSSERPEPSIAASCAGYDNWKYGMEVRPPYLSDAAPAALEQRYVEREVIYLLGTRDTNPEHSALDKSCMARAQGPYRYARGHAYADAMARRDHGTPNHKLFDVAGVGHDGDKMLTSTCGLAALFDLPGCTADR